The following DNA comes from Mastomys coucha isolate ucsf_1 unplaced genomic scaffold, UCSF_Mcou_1 pScaffold11, whole genome shotgun sequence.
AAATAGAAGAGTGAATTATACAGACCAGATATGTTTATTTGTCCTGATTACCCGAGAGAGTCTGTAACACTAAGAAGAAAAATGGGAGTTTGAATGTGGAGTTCCTGCGCATAAAATAGAGGCCACTCTGTTttaagagaaatatttatttaaaagagtaAATATTGCTGCATTAAATAATAATTGTGATATTAGTTAGAAGGCTCTGTTTTCAGATTCTTGAATGAAAACTTTTTCCTgggaatatattattttctttgtctggTTTTGGTATCAGGATCTCATAAAGATATTGAGAATATTTGTGCTCTTCTGTGGTTTGGAAGGtcctatttaaaatttataccaCTGCTTCTCATAAACTTTGTTAAAAATTCATCATAAGGTCCATGCAGGCTTAGggtttcctttataaaagtttttaaagtacAAACTGAGCTTATCTAAGTCTTACTGGAATgtgaaagctaaaaaaaaatattttcaataccaAATATTGGCAAGGATCTAGAGAGCAACTGGGATCTTTATATACTACTGATAGGAACAGAATTGTacaaacacttttaaaagtaGCAAGGCAATTTCTTATAGACTTAAATATTACAATCAATTCAACCCCATAATCCCTCTCCTAGGTATTTACCCAGGTGGATGACTGCATACATCTTCACAAATATTTCTACTCATATATGTGAATTAGAGAGTAAATGAGTATGTCCGTATTACTGTggtgagggaaaggaaagaggcacAAACGTTTACTTCACACCATGACTGCACCAATGTGAAATTCTAGGAGATGCAAAATTATAGCCATTGAAGGTTGATCTGTGATTGCCAAGGGCCAGGAGATGAAAGGAAATATATTGCCAATCGGCCCATGGACATTTTGTGTTAGCATAGAAGTATTTTATACGCAATTGTAGTGGCAATTTCCATTCCTATCCACGAAGTTCTCAAAAATGGCTTTATGACACTCATCACAACatacaatgaatatataccaATACCATTTTTACAAGGAAAGAAATGATGCTGCTGCCCACTCCAGTTGGTGACCTCTATGCTACACAGATGGATTATTTAAAAGATATCAGAGATCATACAGACATTCCTATCCAAAGAGGAGGAAATAGATGGGGAAGCTGTGAAGTCACGATGAAAACGTTATAGGAAGATTATATTATACCGGAAGCTGGAGAGTCGGATCAATCGATTGCACTCCTGGGCTAGACATTGGAGCTGAAACAGAATGACCAGCCACAGCATTCCAGGAACATCCCTAGTCTAGTAAAAGGCATTGACACTGATACAAACGTAACTGGACACTGGAATCCTGCCCAAAAGAAAATGGGTCctgttattaaaagaaaatagaaagtagttgggggtgaggggagacaAACTAAGAGATGTCCTCTTCAAGATAAAATAATAGACAAATaggtttaaaattaatttcttaacaGAACAATCAGGTGATCTAAGGCTTTGACTCTGAACAGGATTAACATGAAGGACACTGAAGAAAGTGGCATTCCTCCGGAAAAATCCCAGTGTTTACACTTAGCGTCTGACTTCCGTGAGATGTCCCTTTTTATACTTAGCGTCTGACTTCCATGAGATGTCCCTTTTGTTACTCCGAACCCTGAACAAGACTTCACCCTGTGTCTCTGATCACCTTACCCAAAATGCTGGCAGCATCTTGCCAGCAGCTTTCTCACAGCGGCCTTCACCTCCTTGTTCTTCAGGCTGTAGATGAAGGGATTAAGCATGGGAGTGATGACGCTGTACTGCAGAGAGAAGAACGTTTCCACGGGAGAACCCGAGGTGGACATGACGTAGCGCAGGCAGGCCGAACCAAAGTACAACATCACTACGGTGAGGTGGGAGGAGCAGGTGGAGAAAGCCTTGCTCCTGCCCCTGGTGGAGCTCATGTTCAGGATAGTGGAGAAAATGCAGCCGTAGGAACACACCACGAGAAGGAAGGTTCCGGAGGCATGTATGACGAAAGTCCAGAGTATGGCAGCGACATTAGTGGAGACGTCggagcaggagagagggaagagggaaggaaactcGCAGTTGTAATTGTGTATGGCTCCATAGTGACAAAAGTCCAAATTCACAGCTAGGAGGGCATTAATGAGTGAGTTCAGGATGGCCAGGCTCCAGGATCCCCACACCAGCCCCTGACAGAACCGGTCGCTCATCATCTGGCCGTAGAGAAGAGGGTGGCAAATGGCcgcatagcggtcataggccatgacCGCAAGAAGCAAAGCCTCCGTACCCCCGATGGCAAACACAAAAAAGGCCTGGGCCAGACAGCCCTTCACCGGGATTGTCTTCCTCTCAGACAGCAGATTCTCCAGCATCTTGGGCATGGAGACTGATGAATACAAAAGATCCAGGAAGGAGAGGTGACCCAAGAAAAAGTACATCGGAGAGCGGAGGCGAACGTCCGCCTTTATCACTAGCAGAATCATGGAGTTCCCTGTCAGGGTCAGGGCATAGATCACAAGAAAAACCACAAAGAGTACAGCCTGGACCTGTGCATCCGCAGACAGACCAAGGAGGATGAACTCAGAGACGACACTGAAGTTCCTCATAGCTGTGGTGTGCATTTTCCCTTGgcattcagaaaagaaaacacaacaatcAGACCTCCTTCTCTGTGatgtcttctcttcttcaaataaaattttcctcAGCACCTCAGGATCCAAATTTTGTCCACTGTTGGTCCAGACATGATGACAActttgatttgctttgttttgttttgtttgtttgtttgttttcggtCTATGGTCTTCTAAAGAAAGCGGAGAATCTGAAAAATAACATGGCCAAAGAGCAAAATCGTGAGTGGATTCAACAGACTGGAATTCTCAGTTCAACAGAAGAGTCACCAGAGTCAGGGAGTTGCCTAATCAAGGATAGAGtctga
Coding sequences within:
- the LOC116081989 gene encoding olfactory receptor 8S1-like — encoded protein: MRNFSVVSEFILLGLSADAQVQAVLFVVFLVIYALTLTGNSMILLVIKADVRLRSPMYFFLGHLSFLDLLYSSVSMPKMLENLLSERKTIPVKGCLAQAFFVFAIGGTEALLLAVMAYDRYAAICHPLLYGQMMSDRFCQGLVWGSWSLAILNSLINALLAVNLDFCHYGAIHNYNCEFPSLFPLSCSDVSTNVAAILWTFVIHASGTFLLVVCSYGCIFSTILNMSSTRGRSKAFSTCSSHLTVVMLYFGSACLRYVMSTSGSPVETFFSLQYSVITPMLNPFIYSLKNKEVKAAVRKLLARCCQHFG